The Salvia splendens isolate huo1 chromosome 21, SspV2, whole genome shotgun sequence genome includes a window with the following:
- the LOC121783480 gene encoding probable serine/threonine-protein kinase WNK2 isoform X3: MVGIRRCLVKELSKKSIEHLMNWKELRWHGIRYRKKHKHVDVRALKKWSRQILEGLLYLHSHDPPVIHRDLKCDNIFVNGNQGEVKIGDLGLAAILEQARAAHSVIGTPEFMAPELYEENYNELVDIYAFGMCLLELVTLEYPYVECTNAAQIYKKVTSGIKPASLVKVKDPDVRMFIEKCIAKVSDRMSAKQLLMDPFLLSDEDSGIPRSLHQSSGDNANHFDAENHHEDTLFEGSLDFVVQGQRKDQNTIFLKLRIVDSSGHIRNIHFPFDIEIDTSTDVASEMVEELALTDHDVSVVAAMIDSEIQSHIPDWAPRELSGRNKAALEESASRPASPATTDSSNAIVMERLPSGRKYWHDSPKDSAENSPHPGPSNLLLPESNLSRDSWSDENNQSPVGHRDNISLYEGSPLRHVTNLRSGDVSHGHHDDGSDDESLSLGDNTISTGNESDDIKDIIEKLEHMLDDQQKELEELKKKHEVAITDILNELPEEIRMRILRICNQNRSEHNFHYRGTPLED, from the exons ATGGTCGG TATAAGGAGGTGCTTGGTAAAGGAGCTTTCAAAAAAGT CTATAGAGCATTTGATGAATTGGAAGGAATTGAGGTGGCATGGAATCAG GTATAGGAAGAAACATAAGCACGTTGATGTAAGGGCGTTGAAGAAATGGTCCAGACAAATCCTAGAGGGGCTTCTGTATCTTCATAGTCATGATCCTCCTGTTATTCATCGTGACCTGAAGTGTGATAACATTTTTGTGAATGGAAATCAAGGAGAGGTGAAAATTGGCGATCTGGGGTTGGCTGCTATTCTTGAGCAGGCTCGTGCTGCTCACAGTGTAATTG GAACACCCGAATTCATGGCACCAGAGCTTTATGAGGAGAATTATAACGAGCTTGTTGATATATATGCCTTTGGTATGTGCTTGCTGGAGCTAGTGACCCTTGAGTATCCATATGTTGAATGTACCAATGCTGCACAGATATATAAGAAAGTGACTTCT GGAATCAAGCCAGCGTCACTTGTTAAAGTAAAGGATCCTGATGTCCGGATGTTCATAGAGAAATGCATTGCAAAAGTCTCTGATCGAATGTCAGCCAAACAACTATTGATGGACCCATTTCTACTATCAGATGAGGATTCTGGGATACCTCGCTCTCTACACCAATCTTCAG GTGATAATGCCAACCATTTCGATGCTGAAAATCACCACGAAGACACCCTGTTTGAGGGCAGTCTCGATTTTGTGGTGCAGGGGCAACGAAAAGACCAAAACACAATATTCTTGAAGCTTCGCATAGTGGATTCGTCAG GTCATATTCGGAACATACACTTCCCATTTGATATTGAGATAGATACCTCGACTGATGTCGCAAGTGAAATGGTTGAAGAGCTGGCTTTAACCGATCATGATGTCTCAGTTGTTGCTGCAATGATTGATTCTGAAATTCAGTCCCATATTCCTGATTGGGCACCAAGAGAATTATCTGGCAGAAATAAAGCAGCTTTAGAAGAAAGTGCTTCTAGGCCTGCTTCTCCAGCAACCACTGATTCGTCCAATGCAATTGTTATGGAAAGACTTCCATCCGGACGCAAGTATTGGCATGACTCACCAAAAGATAGTGCTGAAAACTCTCCACATCCTGGCCCTTCTAACTTGTTACTGCCAGAATCAAATCTCTCTAGAGACAGTTGGTCTGATGAAAATAATCAATCTCCTGTTGGTCATAGGGATAACATTAGTTTGTACGAAGGTTCCCCTCTCAGGCATGTGACTAATTTACGATCTGGTGATGTTAGCCATGGTCATCATGATGATGGATCAGATGACGAGTCACTATCTTTGGGAGATAATACAATTTCAACTGGAAATGAGTCGGATGACATAAAGGACATTATCGAGAAGCTTGAGCATATGCTGGATGATCAGCAGAAGGAGCTAGAAGAACTTAAGAAGAAGCATGAAGTAGCAATTACAGATATTCTAAATGAACTTCCCGAGGAGATCCGTATGAGAATTCTCAGAATATGCAACCAGAATAGATCAGAACATAACTTTCATTACAGAGGGACTCCACTTGAAGACTGA
- the LOC121783480 gene encoding probable serine/threonine-protein kinase WNK3 isoform X1 — MVDSPSEAEPEECDTEPEFVEVDPSGRYGRYKEVLGKGAFKKVYRAFDELEGIEVAWNQVKVSDLLRNSVDLERLYSEVHLLKTLKHKNIIKFYNSWIDTVNEHINFITEIFTSGNLRQYRKKHKHVDVRALKKWSRQILEGLLYLHSHDPPVIHRDLKCDNIFVNGNQGEVKIGDLGLAAILEQARAAHSVIGKVRYCYFSFNESLFLFEFDVILGTPEFMAPELYEENYNELVDIYAFGMCLLELVTLEYPYVECTNAAQIYKKVTSGIKPASLVKVKDPDVRMFIEKCIAKVSDRMSAKQLLMDPFLLSDEDSGIPRSLHQSSGDNANHFDAENHHEDTLFEGSLDFVVQGQRKDQNTIFLKLRIVDSSGHIRNIHFPFDIEIDTSTDVASEMVEELALTDHDVSVVAAMIDSEIQSHIPDWAPRELSGRNKAALEESASRPASPATTDSSNAIVMERLPSGRKYWHDSPKDSAENSPHPGPSNLLLPESNLSRDSWSDENNQSPVGHRDNISLYEGSPLRHVTNLRSGDVSHGHHDDGSDDESLSLGDNTISTGNESDDIKDIIEKLEHMLDDQQKELEELKKKHEVAITDILNELPEEIRMRILRICNQNRSEHNFHYRGTPLED, encoded by the exons ATGGTAGATTCGCCGTCGGAGGCTGAACCTGAAGAATGTGATACCGAACCGGAATTCGTTGAGGTTGATCCATCCGGTCGCTATGGTCGG TATAAGGAGGTGCTTGGTAAAGGAGCTTTCAAAAAAGT CTATAGAGCATTTGATGAATTGGAAGGAATTGAGGTGGCATGGAATCAGGTCAAAGTCTCTGATCTCTTGCGAAACTCTGTGGATTTGGAGCGGCTGTATTCTGAAGTGCACTTGCTTAAGACACTTAAGCATAAAAACATTATCAAATTCTACAACTCATGGATTGATACCGTGAACGAACATATCAACTTCATTACTGAAATTTTCACATCTGGGAATCTACGACA GTATAGGAAGAAACATAAGCACGTTGATGTAAGGGCGTTGAAGAAATGGTCCAGACAAATCCTAGAGGGGCTTCTGTATCTTCATAGTCATGATCCTCCTGTTATTCATCGTGACCTGAAGTGTGATAACATTTTTGTGAATGGAAATCAAGGAGAGGTGAAAATTGGCGATCTGGGGTTGGCTGCTATTCTTGAGCAGGCTCGTGCTGCTCACAGTGTAATTGGTAAGGTTCGATATTGTTATTTCTCTTTTAATGAATCACTTTTCTTATTCGAATTTGATGTTATTCTAGGAACACCCGAATTCATGGCACCAGAGCTTTATGAGGAGAATTATAACGAGCTTGTTGATATATATGCCTTTGGTATGTGCTTGCTGGAGCTAGTGACCCTTGAGTATCCATATGTTGAATGTACCAATGCTGCACAGATATATAAGAAAGTGACTTCT GGAATCAAGCCAGCGTCACTTGTTAAAGTAAAGGATCCTGATGTCCGGATGTTCATAGAGAAATGCATTGCAAAAGTCTCTGATCGAATGTCAGCCAAACAACTATTGATGGACCCATTTCTACTATCAGATGAGGATTCTGGGATACCTCGCTCTCTACACCAATCTTCAG GTGATAATGCCAACCATTTCGATGCTGAAAATCACCACGAAGACACCCTGTTTGAGGGCAGTCTCGATTTTGTGGTGCAGGGGCAACGAAAAGACCAAAACACAATATTCTTGAAGCTTCGCATAGTGGATTCGTCAG GTCATATTCGGAACATACACTTCCCATTTGATATTGAGATAGATACCTCGACTGATGTCGCAAGTGAAATGGTTGAAGAGCTGGCTTTAACCGATCATGATGTCTCAGTTGTTGCTGCAATGATTGATTCTGAAATTCAGTCCCATATTCCTGATTGGGCACCAAGAGAATTATCTGGCAGAAATAAAGCAGCTTTAGAAGAAAGTGCTTCTAGGCCTGCTTCTCCAGCAACCACTGATTCGTCCAATGCAATTGTTATGGAAAGACTTCCATCCGGACGCAAGTATTGGCATGACTCACCAAAAGATAGTGCTGAAAACTCTCCACATCCTGGCCCTTCTAACTTGTTACTGCCAGAATCAAATCTCTCTAGAGACAGTTGGTCTGATGAAAATAATCAATCTCCTGTTGGTCATAGGGATAACATTAGTTTGTACGAAGGTTCCCCTCTCAGGCATGTGACTAATTTACGATCTGGTGATGTTAGCCATGGTCATCATGATGATGGATCAGATGACGAGTCACTATCTTTGGGAGATAATACAATTTCAACTGGAAATGAGTCGGATGACATAAAGGACATTATCGAGAAGCTTGAGCATATGCTGGATGATCAGCAGAAGGAGCTAGAAGAACTTAAGAAGAAGCATGAAGTAGCAATTACAGATATTCTAAATGAACTTCCCGAGGAGATCCGTATGAGAATTCTCAGAATATGCAACCAGAATAGATCAGAACATAACTTTCATTACAGAGGGACTCCACTTGAAGACTGA
- the LOC121783480 gene encoding probable serine/threonine-protein kinase WNK3 isoform X2 — MVDSPSEAEPEECDTEPEFVEVDPSGRYGRYKEVLGKGAFKKVYRAFDELEGIEVAWNQVKVSDLLRNSVDLERLYSEVHLLKTLKHKNIIKFYNSWIDTVNEHINFITEIFTSGNLRQYRKKHKHVDVRALKKWSRQILEGLLYLHSHDPPVIHRDLKCDNIFVNGNQGEVKIGDLGLAAILEQARAAHSVIGTPEFMAPELYEENYNELVDIYAFGMCLLELVTLEYPYVECTNAAQIYKKVTSGIKPASLVKVKDPDVRMFIEKCIAKVSDRMSAKQLLMDPFLLSDEDSGIPRSLHQSSGDNANHFDAENHHEDTLFEGSLDFVVQGQRKDQNTIFLKLRIVDSSGHIRNIHFPFDIEIDTSTDVASEMVEELALTDHDVSVVAAMIDSEIQSHIPDWAPRELSGRNKAALEESASRPASPATTDSSNAIVMERLPSGRKYWHDSPKDSAENSPHPGPSNLLLPESNLSRDSWSDENNQSPVGHRDNISLYEGSPLRHVTNLRSGDVSHGHHDDGSDDESLSLGDNTISTGNESDDIKDIIEKLEHMLDDQQKELEELKKKHEVAITDILNELPEEIRMRILRICNQNRSEHNFHYRGTPLED; from the exons ATGGTAGATTCGCCGTCGGAGGCTGAACCTGAAGAATGTGATACCGAACCGGAATTCGTTGAGGTTGATCCATCCGGTCGCTATGGTCGG TATAAGGAGGTGCTTGGTAAAGGAGCTTTCAAAAAAGT CTATAGAGCATTTGATGAATTGGAAGGAATTGAGGTGGCATGGAATCAGGTCAAAGTCTCTGATCTCTTGCGAAACTCTGTGGATTTGGAGCGGCTGTATTCTGAAGTGCACTTGCTTAAGACACTTAAGCATAAAAACATTATCAAATTCTACAACTCATGGATTGATACCGTGAACGAACATATCAACTTCATTACTGAAATTTTCACATCTGGGAATCTACGACA GTATAGGAAGAAACATAAGCACGTTGATGTAAGGGCGTTGAAGAAATGGTCCAGACAAATCCTAGAGGGGCTTCTGTATCTTCATAGTCATGATCCTCCTGTTATTCATCGTGACCTGAAGTGTGATAACATTTTTGTGAATGGAAATCAAGGAGAGGTGAAAATTGGCGATCTGGGGTTGGCTGCTATTCTTGAGCAGGCTCGTGCTGCTCACAGTGTAATTG GAACACCCGAATTCATGGCACCAGAGCTTTATGAGGAGAATTATAACGAGCTTGTTGATATATATGCCTTTGGTATGTGCTTGCTGGAGCTAGTGACCCTTGAGTATCCATATGTTGAATGTACCAATGCTGCACAGATATATAAGAAAGTGACTTCT GGAATCAAGCCAGCGTCACTTGTTAAAGTAAAGGATCCTGATGTCCGGATGTTCATAGAGAAATGCATTGCAAAAGTCTCTGATCGAATGTCAGCCAAACAACTATTGATGGACCCATTTCTACTATCAGATGAGGATTCTGGGATACCTCGCTCTCTACACCAATCTTCAG GTGATAATGCCAACCATTTCGATGCTGAAAATCACCACGAAGACACCCTGTTTGAGGGCAGTCTCGATTTTGTGGTGCAGGGGCAACGAAAAGACCAAAACACAATATTCTTGAAGCTTCGCATAGTGGATTCGTCAG GTCATATTCGGAACATACACTTCCCATTTGATATTGAGATAGATACCTCGACTGATGTCGCAAGTGAAATGGTTGAAGAGCTGGCTTTAACCGATCATGATGTCTCAGTTGTTGCTGCAATGATTGATTCTGAAATTCAGTCCCATATTCCTGATTGGGCACCAAGAGAATTATCTGGCAGAAATAAAGCAGCTTTAGAAGAAAGTGCTTCTAGGCCTGCTTCTCCAGCAACCACTGATTCGTCCAATGCAATTGTTATGGAAAGACTTCCATCCGGACGCAAGTATTGGCATGACTCACCAAAAGATAGTGCTGAAAACTCTCCACATCCTGGCCCTTCTAACTTGTTACTGCCAGAATCAAATCTCTCTAGAGACAGTTGGTCTGATGAAAATAATCAATCTCCTGTTGGTCATAGGGATAACATTAGTTTGTACGAAGGTTCCCCTCTCAGGCATGTGACTAATTTACGATCTGGTGATGTTAGCCATGGTCATCATGATGATGGATCAGATGACGAGTCACTATCTTTGGGAGATAATACAATTTCAACTGGAAATGAGTCGGATGACATAAAGGACATTATCGAGAAGCTTGAGCATATGCTGGATGATCAGCAGAAGGAGCTAGAAGAACTTAAGAAGAAGCATGAAGTAGCAATTACAGATATTCTAAATGAACTTCCCGAGGAGATCCGTATGAGAATTCTCAGAATATGCAACCAGAATAGATCAGAACATAACTTTCATTACAGAGGGACTCCACTTGAAGACTGA
- the LOC121785574 gene encoding 50S ribosomal protein L19-1, chloroplastic-like encodes MQSLYGKFRLVTKQTINSLKNVELSKVASTESRYLGCSINRCSGFSSERACSSAAFLLNKEFGTKVVSPASSERCGIASMFPSYKGLSVGNKSASVVFNLPTRKFSTSGSTPENVSAASELPPRIKFKRLDKTARHIMQIIDKEAVEEVKSNREIPEIKPGYIIQLKVVVPENKRRVSVIKGIVIAMRNAGLNTTFRIRRLVGGVGIENLFPLYSPNIKEITVLDKKRVRRAKLYYLRDKMNPLRKH; translated from the exons ATGCAATCGCTGTATGGCAAATTTCGGCTGGTTACGAAGCAAACCATTAATTCGCTGAAAAATGTTGAGCTGAGCAAAGTCGCATCTACTGAATCGAGATATTTGGGATGCTCGATTAATCGGTGCTCGGGGTTCAGTTCTGAGCGTGCTTGTTCAAGCGCAGCATTTCTTTTG AATAAAGAATTTGGCACTAAAGTTGTCTCACCGGCATCCTCTGAAAGATGTGGTATAGCTTCAATGTTTCCATCTTACAAAGGCCTAAGTGTTGGAAACAAGTCAGCTTCTGTGGTATTCAATTTGCCAACTAGGAAATTTTCAACTTCAGGATCTACTCCTGAGAATGTTTCCGCTGCTTCTGAACTTCCTCCACGCATAAAATTTAAGAGGCTTGACAAAACTGCACGGCATATAATGCAG ATAATTGATAAAGAAGCAGTTGAGGAAGTTAAATCGAATAGAGAGATACCAGAGATCAAGCCTGGTTACATCATCCAGCTGAAAGTG GTAGTACCAGAGAATAAGAGGCGTGTTTCAGTAATAAAAGGCATCGTTATAGCTATGCGCAATGCTGGTTTAAATACTACTTTCAGGATTAGAAGGCTCGTAGGAGGTGTTGGCATTGAAAATCTCTTCCCTCT GTATTCTCCAAACATAAAGGAGATAACAGTGTTGGACAAGAAGAGAGTGAGGAGGGCCAAGCTTTATTATCTTAGAGATAAAATGAATCCACTTAGGAAGCATTAA
- the LOC121783481 gene encoding elongation factor TuB, chloroplastic-like, whose translation MASLTAPTAAAATSKLSYLPSLTSPNPTKIPLSSSFTPSTATLFLHPSPLPLPLRRRLPSIRAARGKFERKKPHVNIGTIGHVDHGKTTLTAALTMALASVGGSAPKKYDEIDAAPEERARGITINTATVEYETENRHYAHVDCPGHADYVKNMITGAAQMDGAILVVSGADGPMPQTKEHILLAKQVGVPSVVVFLNKQDQVDDEELLQLVELEVRDLLSSHEFPGDDIPIVSGSALLALEALTSTPGLKKGDNEWVDKIYQLMEEVDNYIPIPQRQVDLPFLMAVEDVFSITGRGTVATGRVERGTVKTGDTVDLVGLRETRSTTVTGVEMFQKTLDDAMAGDNVGLLLRGIQKIDIQRGMVLAKPGTITPHKKFLAVVYVLKKEEGGRHSPFFAGYRPQFYMRTTDVTGKVNTIMNDKDEESKMVMPGDRVKMEVELITPIACEQGMRFAIREGGKTVGAGVIQTILE comes from the coding sequence ATGGCCTCCCTCACCGcccccaccgccgccgccgctacCTCAAAGCTCTCCTACCTCCCCTCCCTCACCTCCCCAAACCCTACCAAAATTCCCCTCTCCTCCTCCTTCACCCCGTCCACCGCCACCCTCTTCCTCCACCCCTcccccctccccctccccctccgccgccgcctccccTCTATCCGCGCCGCCCGCGGCAAATTCGAGCGCAAAAAGCCCCACGTCAACATCGGCACCATCGGCCACGTCGACCACGGCAAGACCACCCTCACCGCCGCCCTCACCATGGCCCTCGCCTCCGTCGGCGGCTCCGCCCCCAAAAAGTACGACGAAATCGACGCCGCCCCTGAGGAGCGCGCCCGCGGCATCACCATCAACACCGCCACCGTCGAGTACGAGACTGAGAACCGCCACTACGCCCACGTCGACTGCCCCGGCCACGCCGACTATGTCAAGAACATGATCACCGGCGCCGCCCAGATGGACGGCGCCATCCTCGTCGTCTCCGGCGCCGACGGCCCCATGCCCCAGACCAAAGAACACATCCTTCTAGCTAAACAAGTCGGCGTTCCCTCCGTCGTCGTCTTCCTCAACAAACAAGACCAAGTCGACGACGAGGAGCTCCTCCAGCTCGTCGAATTGGAGGTCCGTGACCTCCTCTCCTCCCACGAATTCCCCGGAGACGACATCCCCATCGTCTCCGGCTCCGCCCTCCTCGCCCTCGAAGCCCTAACCTCCACCCCTGGCCTCAAAAAGGGGGACAACGAATGGGTCGACAAAATCTACCAATTGATGGAAGAAGTCGACAATTACATCCCAATCCCACAGCGCCAGGTCGATCTCCCCTTCCTAATGGCGGTGGAGGACGTCTTCTCCATCACCGGAAGAGGCACCGTCGCCACCGGGCGGGTCGAAAGAGGCACAGTTAAAACCGGAGACACCGTCGATCTTGTTGGATTGAGAGAAACCCGGTCCACAACCGTCACCGGTGTCGAAATGTTCCAGAAAACCCTCGACGACGCCATGGCTGGAGACAATGTGGGGCTTCTGCTGAGAGGAATTCAGAAGATTGACATTCAGAGAGGGATGGTGTTGGCGAAGCCGGGGACGATCACTCCCCACAAGAAGTTCCTCGCAGTTGTGTACGtgctgaagaaggaggaggGCGGGAGGCATTCGCCGTTCTTTGCAGGATATCGGCCTCAGTTCTACATGAGGACCACGGATGTGACCGGGAAGGTGAACACGATCATGAACGACAAGGATGAGGAGTCGAAGATGGTGATGCCTGGTGACCGGGTGAAGATGGAGGTGGAGCTGATCACCCCCATTGCCTGTGAGCAGGGGATGAGATTCGCGATCAGGGAAGGCGGGAAGACTGTGGGAGCCGGCGTCATTCAGACCATCCTTGAGTGA